A single Parabacteroides timonensis DNA region contains:
- a CDS encoding flavodoxin, translating to MKKIGLFYGSSTAKTAAVAQKIKDAFHDVQIDIIPVENSGESDFETYDHIIAGSSTWFDGELPTYWDEIMPIVTSSDLKGKKVAVFGLGDQVKYPDNFVDAIGYLAEAFAKRGAIVVGHTSTEGYHFNQSQAVKKGKFVGLALDIENQPEKTDERIKHWVNQVKHEFESETFSADNSFNC from the coding sequence ATGAAAAAGATTGGATTATTTTATGGTTCGTCTACTGCAAAGACGGCAGCAGTTGCTCAAAAGATAAAAGATGCATTCCATGACGTTCAGATCGATATTATCCCGGTTGAAAATTCAGGAGAGAGTGATTTCGAGACATACGATCATATCATTGCAGGCTCGTCAACCTGGTTTGACGGAGAACTACCCACGTATTGGGATGAAATAATGCCGATAGTAACCTCTTCCGACCTGAAAGGGAAAAAAGTAGCAGTCTTTGGCCTGGGAGACCAGGTTAAATATCCGGATAATTTCGTCGATGCGATCGGTTATCTGGCAGAAGCTTTTGCCAAACGGGGAGCCATCGTGGTAGGCCATACCTCAACAGAAGGATACCACTTCAATCAATCCCAGGCAGTAAAAAAAGGTAAGTTCGTAGGATTAGCGCTGGATATCGAAAATCAACCCGAAAAGACAGATGAACGGATCAAACATTGGGTTAATCAAGTGAAACATGAATTTGAAAGCGAAACGTTCTCTGCAGATAATTCGTTCAATTGCTAA
- a CDS encoding lipoate--protein ligase family protein, whose product MLCVYNTHTDAWFNLAAEEYLLKNFSEDIFMLWQNEPAVVIGKHQNIWAEADMEFIEEKQIRIARRFSGGGAVYHDMGNLNLTFIENSSQIDSIRFTESIIRFLESLGIHAKADERQGLTVDGLKISGSAQAIHKHRMMHHATLLFSTDLDMLNQVLQPSGILSSHGTIPHPYFVKSVKSPVTNLSGMFPKSTSIDELKRSLMDYFFTHTDNNRYYEFNASDLEEIRLLRNNKYADKNWIYNT is encoded by the coding sequence ATGCTTTGCGTTTACAACACCCATACAGACGCCTGGTTCAATCTCGCAGCAGAAGAATATCTTCTAAAGAACTTTTCGGAAGATATCTTTATGTTGTGGCAGAATGAACCGGCTGTCGTTATCGGGAAACATCAGAATATATGGGCAGAAGCCGATATGGAGTTTATAGAGGAAAAGCAAATCCGGATAGCCCGCCGCTTCTCCGGAGGTGGTGCAGTGTATCACGACATGGGAAACCTGAACCTCACCTTTATTGAAAACAGCAGCCAGATCGACTCCATCCGGTTTACAGAAAGTATAATCCGCTTCCTTGAGAGTCTCGGAATTCATGCAAAAGCCGACGAACGGCAGGGATTAACCGTCGACGGGCTGAAAATATCCGGAAGTGCACAGGCTATCCATAAACACAGGATGATGCATCATGCGACCTTGTTGTTTTCCACAGATCTGGATATGCTTAACCAGGTTCTTCAACCATCGGGTATCTTATCCTCTCACGGAACCATCCCCCATCCTTATTTTGTCAAATCGGTAAAAAGCCCGGTCACAAACCTATCCGGTATGTTTCCAAAATCCACCTCCATCGACGAACTGAAACGCTCGCTGATGGACTATTTTTTCACTCATACAGATAATAACCGTTATTACGAGTTCAACGCAAGTGACCTGGAAGAGATCCGGTTGTTAAGGAATAACAAATATGCTGACAAAAACTGGATTTACAACACTTAA
- a CDS encoding dihydrolipoamide acetyltransferase family protein, producing MATFEIKMPKLGESVTEGTIISWSVKNGDQVNEDDVLFEVSTAKVSAEIPSPVAGKVLKILFSEGDTVAVGTTVAIIQLEGSEEDIPDNNATPQEEADNNTASANAVNSSTIIPKAQAAKEDERWYSPVVLQMAKEANLSKEEMDLIPGTGYMGRLSKKDMKDYLSGKKGTTPKQQPQSAQAVSEKKSEPAIQVQQAVTPSPSHSSTITAAPSSATAEDKVVEMDRVHKIVADHMVLSKKVSPHVTTVVEVDVTKLVKWRTRNKDAFQKREGISLTYMPAITEATAKALADFPQVNASVEGYQMILKKHINVGIAVSLNDGNLIVPVVHDADKLNLNGLAVAIDSLANKARNNKLSPDDIQGGTFTITNFGTFKNLFGTPIINQPQVAILGVGYIEKKPAVIETPEGDMIGIRHKMYLSLSYDHRIINGTLGGAFLRRIADYLENWDL from the coding sequence ATGGCTACATTTGAAATAAAAATGCCCAAGTTGGGCGAAAGCGTTACGGAAGGTACCATTATCTCCTGGTCTGTAAAAAACGGTGATCAGGTAAACGAAGATGATGTGCTTTTTGAAGTAAGTACGGCAAAAGTAAGTGCGGAGATCCCATCTCCCGTTGCCGGCAAAGTACTTAAAATATTATTTAGTGAAGGCGATACGGTGGCTGTGGGAACAACTGTGGCCATTATCCAACTGGAAGGATCTGAAGAGGATATTCCCGACAACAATGCAACTCCCCAAGAAGAAGCAGACAATAACACTGCAAGTGCAAACGCTGTAAATTCATCTACCATCATTCCAAAGGCACAGGCTGCAAAAGAAGATGAAAGATGGTATTCACCCGTCGTTCTTCAGATGGCTAAAGAAGCCAATCTGAGTAAAGAAGAAATGGACCTTATTCCGGGAACCGGCTATATGGGACGTTTAAGTAAAAAAGATATGAAAGATTATCTTTCCGGAAAGAAAGGTACAACTCCAAAGCAGCAACCTCAATCCGCTCAGGCTGTATCGGAGAAAAAGTCGGAACCGGCTATTCAGGTTCAACAGGCAGTAACACCTTCTCCGTCACATTCCTCTACCATTACAGCCGCTCCATCGTCGGCTACCGCAGAAGATAAGGTGGTTGAAATGGATCGCGTACACAAGATTGTTGCAGATCATATGGTATTATCCAAAAAGGTTTCCCCGCACGTCACTACAGTAGTAGAAGTAGACGTTACCAAACTGGTGAAATGGCGTACCCGTAACAAAGATGCTTTCCAGAAACGTGAAGGTATCAGCCTGACATATATGCCGGCTATTACGGAGGCTACTGCCAAAGCGCTGGCTGATTTCCCACAGGTAAATGCGTCGGTAGAAGGTTATCAGATGATCCTGAAGAAACATATCAACGTAGGTATTGCCGTCTCTTTAAATGACGGAAACCTGATTGTTCCAGTTGTTCATGATGCCGACAAACTGAATCTGAACGGTCTGGCTGTCGCCATCGACTCACTGGCAAACAAAGCTCGTAACAATAAACTATCTCCGGACGATATTCAGGGAGGAACCTTTACGATCACCAATTTCGGAACATTCAAGAACCTGTTCGGCACACCGATCATCAACCAACCCCAGGTAGCTATTCTGGGAGTAGGCTATATCGAGAAAAAACCGGCAGTGATTGAAACACCGGAAGGCGATATGATCGGCATCCGCCATAAAATGTATCTGTCGTTATCATACGACCACCGGATCATTAACGGAACATTGGGTGGTGCTTTCCTGCGCCGCATTGCCGATTATCTGGAAAACTGGGATCTTTAA
- a CDS encoding nitroreductase family protein: MAKNFKEAVKHRRSYYNITNSSPISDNEIKEIIDFAVTNVPSAFNSQSTRIVLLLGENHKKFWDITKEALRVIVPAEAFEKTLVKINTSFDCGYGTILFYEDMEVVENLQKAFPSYKDNFPIWSQQTSAMHQFAIWTMLEDAGLGASLQHYNPLIDEMAQKEWNINPNWKLIAQMPFGTPTKEPGEKDFRPLSERVLIFK; encoded by the coding sequence ATGGCTAAAAATTTTAAAGAAGCAGTAAAACACAGGAGATCCTATTACAATATCACTAACAGTTCTCCTATATCAGACAATGAAATTAAAGAGATTATCGACTTTGCAGTAACAAACGTACCTTCGGCATTCAATTCACAATCGACAAGGATTGTTCTTCTTTTAGGTGAAAATCATAAGAAATTCTGGGATATCACAAAAGAGGCCCTGCGTGTTATCGTTCCGGCAGAAGCGTTTGAAAAAACACTTGTCAAGATTAATACCAGTTTCGATTGCGGATACGGCACTATCCTGTTTTATGAAGATATGGAAGTGGTGGAGAATTTACAGAAAGCATTTCCAAGCTACAAAGATAACTTCCCCATTTGGTCGCAGCAGACATCAGCGATGCATCAGTTCGCTATATGGACAATGCTAGAGGATGCCGGTCTAGGTGCTTCCCTGCAACATTATAATCCATTGATCGATGAAATGGCACAGAAAGAATGGAACATCAATCCAAACTGGAAATTGATCGCCCAAATGCCGTTCGGAACGCCGACCAAAGAACCGGGTGAAAAAGACTTCAGACCTTTGAGTGAAAGGGTTTTGATATTTAAATAA
- the fmt gene encoding methionyl-tRNA formyltransferase: protein MEKKDLRIVYMGTPDFAVESLRALVEGGYNVVGVITMPDKPVGRHGSVLQASPVKEYALSQNLPVLQPEKLKDEVFISELRALKADLQIVVAFRMLPEVVWDMPRFGTFNLHASLLPQYRGAAPINWAVINGDTETGVTTFFLTHEIDTGKIIRQKHLPIADTDNVGMVHDALMTIGAGLVTETVDLLLAGKVDAIPQEEFIKDVIELRPAPKIFKDTCRIDWNQPLKKIYDFIRGLSPYPAAWTELVAADGSRLALKVYQAEKHPVSHNQAVGTILTDAKSYIDIVVEDGYIRLLDLQLAGKKRMGVKDFLNGNKQIGDYTVE, encoded by the coding sequence ATGGAAAAAAAAGATTTACGGATTGTATATATGGGTACTCCCGACTTTGCAGTGGAGAGCCTGCGTGCCTTGGTTGAAGGTGGTTATAATGTAGTAGGAGTGATCACGATGCCGGATAAACCGGTTGGACGTCATGGCAGTGTTTTACAGGCCAGCCCGGTAAAAGAATATGCTTTGTCGCAGAATCTTCCGGTGTTGCAGCCGGAGAAGCTGAAGGATGAAGTGTTTATTTCAGAACTGCGTGCGCTGAAGGCCGATTTGCAGATAGTGGTTGCTTTTCGTATGTTGCCGGAAGTAGTGTGGGATATGCCACGCTTCGGAACATTCAATCTGCATGCATCTTTGTTACCACAATATCGTGGAGCAGCTCCGATCAATTGGGCTGTTATTAACGGGGATACTGAAACTGGGGTTACAACTTTCTTCCTTACACATGAAATCGATACCGGAAAAATTATTCGTCAGAAACACCTTCCGATAGCCGATACCGATAATGTGGGAATGGTACATGATGCACTAATGACAATAGGTGCAGGGTTGGTTACAGAGACGGTCGATTTGTTGCTGGCCGGTAAAGTCGATGCCATTCCTCAGGAAGAGTTTATTAAAGATGTTATCGAGTTACGTCCTGCTCCCAAGATATTTAAAGATACCTGCCGTATCGATTGGAATCAGCCGTTAAAGAAAATCTATGATTTTATTCGTGGTTTGTCTCCATATCCTGCGGCCTGGACGGAATTGGTTGCAGCGGATGGAAGTCGTCTGGCTTTAAAAGTCTATCAGGCCGAAAAACATCCTGTATCTCATAACCAGGCTGTTGGTACTATCCTTACAGATGCAAAGAGCTATATCGATATCGTGGTTGAAGATGGTTATATCCGTCTTTTGGATCTTCAATTGGCTGGTAAGAAACGGATGGGCGTAAAAGACTTCCTGAACGGTAACAAACAAATCGGAGATTATACCGTAGAATAA
- a CDS encoding DUF4295 domain-containing protein, producing MAKKAVATFKKGDGRTYSKVIKMVKSPKTGAYIFQEEMVPNELVKDYFAK from the coding sequence ATGGCAAAAAAAGCAGTTGCAACATTTAAGAAAGGTGACGGTCGTACTTACTCAAAAGTAATTAAGATGGTTAAGTCTCCGAAAACTGGTGCTTACATCTTCCAGGAAGAAATGGTTCCAAACGAATTGGTAAAAGATTATTTCGCGAAATAA
- the rpmB gene encoding 50S ribosomal protein L28 → MSKICQITGKKAMVGNNVSHSKRRTKRKFDVNLFTKKFYWVEQDCWVSLNISAAGLRTINKLGLDAAIKKAAEKGYLNA, encoded by the coding sequence ATGTCTAAAATTTGTCAAATTACCGGAAAGAAAGCAATGGTTGGCAACAACGTTTCTCACTCTAAGAGAAGAACGAAACGTAAGTTTGATGTTAACCTGTTTACTAAAAAGTTCTACTGGGTAGAACAGGATTGTTGGGTTAGCCTGAATATTTCAGCCGCAGGCTTGCGTACTATCAATAAGCTGGGTTTAGATGCAGCGATTAAGAAGGCAGCTGAAAAAGGTTATTTAAACGCTTAA
- the lpdA gene encoding dihydrolipoyl dehydrogenase: MKYDIAIIGGGPAGYTAGEQAAENGLKTILFEKNAIGGVCLNEGCIPTKTLLYSAKILDSIKSASKYGIQADASPGFDLGKIIARKNKTVKKLTLGVKAKLNGNGVTIVQGEAVIRGEEYGYILIQCGEEVFAVKNILLCTGSETVIPPIKGLSDVAYWTSKEALDMKELPQSIAIIGGGVIGIEFASFFNSMGVKVKVIEMMPEILGAMDKEASAMLRTEYAKKGVEFFLETKVIEVTPDSVIVEKDGKTEKIEADKILVSVGRRANISNLGLETLSVELLRNGVKVNEYMQTSHPHVYACGDVTGFSMLAHTAYREAEVAINHLLGREDRMSYKAIPAVVYTNPEVAGVGKTEEELKAEGTPYNVVKIPMTYSGRFMAENETGTGLCKLITDTDDRIIGCHLLGNPASEIIIAAGIAVENGYTTEQFKKNIFPHPTVGEVIHESLYM, encoded by the coding sequence ATGAAATACGATATAGCCATTATCGGAGGAGGACCTGCCGGCTACACTGCTGGTGAACAGGCCGCCGAAAATGGGTTAAAAACTATTCTCTTTGAAAAGAATGCCATCGGTGGAGTTTGCCTGAACGAAGGATGTATTCCTACCAAGACATTATTATATTCAGCCAAAATACTGGATAGTATAAAGAGTGCTTCCAAATATGGAATACAGGCGGATGCTTCTCCGGGCTTCGATTTGGGTAAGATTATTGCCAGAAAGAACAAGACTGTAAAAAAGCTGACGCTCGGAGTCAAAGCCAAACTCAATGGCAATGGTGTGACAATCGTGCAGGGAGAAGCAGTTATCCGGGGAGAAGAATACGGATATATCCTGATCCAATGCGGTGAGGAGGTATTCGCTGTAAAAAACATCCTGCTTTGTACTGGCTCTGAAACTGTCATCCCCCCTATCAAAGGGTTGTCGGACGTAGCGTACTGGACTTCAAAAGAAGCACTGGACATGAAAGAGCTTCCCCAGTCGATTGCTATTATCGGAGGTGGAGTGATCGGTATCGAATTTGCTTCATTCTTTAACAGTATGGGCGTCAAAGTGAAGGTTATCGAAATGATGCCTGAAATACTTGGAGCTATGGATAAAGAAGCGTCGGCTATGCTCCGTACAGAGTATGCAAAGAAAGGCGTCGAGTTTTTCCTTGAGACAAAAGTTATCGAGGTAACACCCGACAGTGTCATTGTGGAAAAAGACGGGAAAACAGAGAAGATCGAAGCAGACAAAATATTGGTCAGTGTCGGCCGTAGAGCGAATATCAGTAATCTGGGTCTTGAAACACTCTCTGTGGAACTTCTCCGCAATGGTGTGAAAGTGAACGAATATATGCAAACCTCCCATCCTCATGTGTATGCCTGTGGTGACGTAACCGGTTTCTCCATGTTGGCTCATACGGCCTACCGGGAAGCGGAAGTCGCCATCAATCATCTATTGGGACGCGAAGACAGGATGAGTTACAAAGCTATTCCAGCCGTTGTTTACACCAATCCGGAAGTCGCAGGCGTAGGAAAAACAGAAGAAGAGTTGAAAGCTGAAGGTACGCCCTATAATGTGGTAAAGATCCCTATGACTTATTCCGGTCGTTTTATGGCAGAGAATGAGACGGGAACCGGATTATGCAAGCTTATCACCGACACAGACGACCGCATTATCGGTTGCCATCTACTGGGAAACCCTGCGTCGGAAATCATTATTGCAGCCGGCATTGCCGTAGAAAACGGTTACACGACAGAGCAATTCAAAAAGAATATCTTTCCCCATCCTACGGTTGGAGAAGTTATACATGAAAGTTTATACATGTAA
- a CDS encoding alpha-ketoacid dehydrogenase subunit alpha/beta, producing MKKYDIKNTDKETLKKWFYLMTLGRALDEKAPSYLLQSLGWSYHAPYAGHDGIQLAIGQVFKKGEDFLFPYYRDMLTVLSAGMTPEEVILNGISKATDLTSAGRHMSNHFSKMEWNIENISSATGTHDLHAAGVGRAMVYYKHKGVAITSHGESATSEGFVYEAINGASTERLPVIFVIQDNGYGISVPKEDQTANRKVADNFSGFKNLKIIHCNGKDVFDSMNAMTEAKEYALNRIPVIVQANCVRIGSHSNSDKHTLYRDENELNYVKAADPLQKFRRMLLRYKRFTEEELKEIEDKAKKDLSVANRKALAAPDPDPATVTDFVLPEPYLPKKYVDGVQNESGDKETLATAINKTLKAEFRHNPDTFIWGQDIANKEKGGVFNISKGMQQEFGDARVFNAPIAEDYIVGSANGMCRFDPKIHVVIEGAEFADYFWPAIEQYVECTHEYWRSYGQFTPNITLRLASGGYIGGGLYHSQTIEGALTTLPGARIVYPSFADDAAGLLRTSMRSKGFTLFLEPKALYNATEAATFVPDDFEVPFGKARIRRPGEDMSIITYGNTTHLCLNVAEQLQKEHGRNVEVIDIRSLIPLDKETIFDSVKKTSKVLIVHEDKIFSGFGAEIASMIGAELFQYLDAPIQRVGSIFTPVGFHPILEKAILPNEEKIYKAAKELLDY from the coding sequence ATGAAAAAGTACGATATAAAAAATACAGATAAGGAAACCCTGAAAAAATGGTTTTACCTGATGACATTAGGACGGGCTCTCGATGAAAAGGCCCCTTCTTACCTGTTACAATCGCTGGGCTGGTCATATCATGCCCCTTATGCCGGTCATGACGGCATCCAGCTCGCGATCGGACAGGTATTCAAAAAAGGAGAAGACTTCCTGTTCCCCTATTACCGGGATATGCTCACGGTACTATCAGCAGGAATGACCCCTGAAGAAGTTATACTGAACGGAATATCCAAAGCGACCGACCTAACAAGTGCCGGACGGCATATGTCTAACCATTTCTCCAAAATGGAATGGAATATAGAGAACATATCGTCTGCCACAGGAACCCACGACCTGCATGCCGCCGGTGTAGGCAGGGCTATGGTTTATTATAAACACAAAGGAGTGGCTATCACTTCTCACGGTGAATCGGCAACCTCCGAAGGATTCGTATATGAAGCCATTAACGGAGCCAGTACGGAACGTTTACCGGTGATATTCGTTATTCAGGATAACGGATACGGGATCTCCGTACCCAAAGAAGATCAAACCGCCAATCGGAAGGTAGCCGATAACTTCTCCGGTTTCAAAAACCTGAAGATCATTCATTGTAACGGTAAAGACGTATTCGACTCGATGAATGCCATGACAGAGGCAAAAGAATATGCTCTCAATCGTATTCCGGTAATTGTACAAGCCAATTGCGTGCGTATCGGCTCCCACTCCAATTCGGATAAGCACACCTTATACCGCGATGAAAACGAGCTGAATTACGTAAAGGCGGCCGATCCCTTACAGAAATTTCGGCGTATGCTTCTCCGGTACAAACGTTTCACGGAGGAAGAACTGAAAGAGATCGAGGATAAAGCCAAGAAAGACCTAAGCGTAGCTAACCGGAAAGCATTAGCTGCTCCTGATCCGGACCCTGCAACGGTTACCGACTTTGTATTACCGGAACCTTATCTCCCTAAGAAATATGTAGACGGCGTACAAAATGAATCCGGAGATAAGGAAACATTGGCTACGGCTATCAACAAAACCCTGAAAGCCGAATTCCGGCATAATCCGGATACTTTTATCTGGGGACAAGATATTGCCAACAAAGAAAAAGGGGGTGTTTTCAACATCTCGAAAGGCATGCAACAGGAATTTGGTGATGCCCGTGTATTTAATGCGCCGATTGCAGAAGATTATATCGTCGGATCGGCAAATGGGATGTGCCGATTCGATCCAAAGATACATGTTGTAATCGAAGGAGCCGAATTTGCAGATTACTTCTGGCCTGCCATCGAACAATATGTAGAATGTACACACGAATACTGGAGAAGCTATGGGCAGTTTACTCCGAACATCACCCTGCGACTCGCTTCCGGTGGTTATATCGGTGGTGGCTTGTACCATTCCCAGACAATAGAAGGTGCGCTGACGACCCTACCGGGAGCACGTATCGTTTACCCTTCGTTTGCCGACGATGCAGCCGGCCTGCTCCGGACCAGCATGCGTTCCAAAGGTTTCACTCTATTTCTGGAACCAAAAGCGTTGTACAATGCCACCGAAGCGGCAACTTTTGTACCTGACGATTTTGAAGTTCCTTTCGGGAAAGCTCGTATCCGTCGCCCAGGAGAAGATATGAGTATTATCACATACGGAAATACGACCCATCTTTGTTTGAATGTCGCAGAACAATTACAGAAAGAACACGGTCGAAATGTCGAAGTGATCGATATACGCTCGTTGATCCCACTGGATAAAGAGACGATCTTCGACTCTGTAAAAAAGACAAGTAAGGTTTTAATCGTACATGAAGACAAAATATTCTCTGGTTTTGGGGCAGAAATAGCCAGTATGATCGGTGCTGAGTTATTCCAGTATCTGGATGCTCCCATACAACGGGTCGGTTCAATATTTACCCCGGTCGGGTTCCACCCGATCCTCGAAAAAGCGATCCTCCCGAATGAGGAGAAAATTTATAAAGCGGCAAAAGAATTGTTGGATTATTAA
- a CDS encoding YbaN family protein, with product MGETRRIIYIILGSFFLILGAIGLFVPLLPTTPFWLLTCWFYLRSSEKLYNRAMSNRYFGSYIRNYMVDKAIPLQSKIISISVMWLSAILTSLFLIEYLWVRILLILISIGVTWHILSFPTKKK from the coding sequence ATGGGAGAAACCAGACGTATTATCTATATCATCCTGGGTTCTTTCTTCCTGATATTGGGAGCAATCGGCCTGTTTGTCCCGTTGCTCCCGACTACTCCTTTCTGGTTGTTGACCTGCTGGTTTTATCTTCGCAGCTCGGAGAAGTTATATAACCGGGCGATGAGTAATCGCTATTTCGGCTCTTATATCAGAAACTATATGGTTGACAAGGCAATCCCTTTGCAATCGAAGATCATTTCTATTTCAGTCATGTGGCTTTCTGCTATTCTGACCTCTCTCTTTTTAATTGAATATCTTTGGGTGAGGATTTTACTGATACTGATCAGCATCGGAGTAACCTGGCATATTCTTTCTTTTCCTACTAAGAAGAAATAA
- the rpmG gene encoding 50S ribosomal protein L33, with translation MAKKAKGNRVQVIMECTEHKESGMPGTSRYITTKNRKNTTQRLELMKYNPILKKMTLHKEIK, from the coding sequence ATGGCAAAGAAAGCAAAAGGTAACAGAGTTCAGGTAATCATGGAATGTACTGAACACAAAGAAAGCGGTATGCCGGGTACATCCAGATATATCACTACCAAGAATAGAAAAAATACAACTCAGAGATTGGAATTGATGAAATACAACCCGATCCTGAAGAAGATGACTTTACACAAAGAAATTAAGTAA
- a CDS encoding alpha-L-fucosidase, with translation MKTIVGNLFVWCTIIFCVFIGCGRKKIIPDSVRAQEIADLRFGMFICWSYSTFSGKEWTGEPHNVSFFRATSCNTDQWAKTAKEAGMNYILFLTKHHDGFCLWDTQTTDLKVTNAPLDMDVLRELRASCNKYGIKLALYFSEGDWNWEGAERGQSQKGGSDPEMKKAQLKELLTQYGPIEFIWFDHAVGDGGLSHDETTAWVHQFQPNCFVGYNHGAPSGRLSLRERGCAGPLGGDNLTWVADAGKNEKAYDGYLVAEFTYPLLPAHEGGADWFYSLPQHDSLVYPAEKVYKDYKEAIEYGNIFSLNIGPDYNGNIREIDRKILQEVGWMIKENR, from the coding sequence ATGAAAACAATAGTAGGGAATCTGTTTGTCTGGTGCACAATAATATTTTGTGTATTTATAGGCTGTGGCCGGAAAAAGATTATTCCGGATTCTGTCAGGGCTCAGGAGATTGCTGATCTTCGTTTTGGAATGTTTATCTGTTGGTCATACAGTACATTCTCCGGTAAGGAGTGGACCGGGGAACCACATAATGTATCTTTCTTCCGGGCAACCTCCTGCAATACCGATCAATGGGCAAAAACGGCTAAAGAAGCAGGAATGAATTATATCCTGTTCCTGACCAAACATCATGATGGTTTTTGTTTGTGGGATACACAGACAACCGATTTGAAAGTGACCAATGCTCCCTTGGATATGGATGTACTGAGAGAACTACGTGCTTCATGCAATAAATATGGAATAAAATTGGCCTTGTATTTTTCAGAGGGAGACTGGAACTGGGAAGGAGCTGAACGTGGGCAAAGTCAGAAAGGCGGAAGTGATCCAGAAATGAAAAAAGCTCAGTTGAAAGAACTGTTGACTCAATACGGTCCGATAGAATTTATCTGGTTTGATCATGCAGTAGGGGATGGAGGCCTCTCACATGACGAAACAACGGCATGGGTACATCAGTTTCAGCCCAATTGTTTTGTCGGATATAATCATGGGGCACCTTCCGGTCGTTTGAGCTTACGTGAACGGGGATGTGCAGGTCCGCTGGGTGGTGATAATCTTACTTGGGTGGCAGATGCTGGAAAGAACGAGAAAGCTTACGATGGTTATTTAGTCGCGGAGTTTACTTATCCCTTATTACCCGCTCATGAAGGTGGAGCCGATTGGTTTTATTCATTGCCACAACATGACTCATTGGTTTATCCGGCAGAAAAAGTCTATAAAGATTATAAGGAAGCTATTGAATACGGGAATATCTTTTCACTGAATATCGGTCCGGATTATAATGGAAATATTCGTGAGATAGATCGAAAGATTCTTCAGGAAGTGGGGTGGATGATAAAAGAGAATAGATAA